A genomic stretch from Microbacterium proteolyticum includes:
- a CDS encoding helix-turn-helix transcriptional regulator: MSRSDDARAEFAGFLRSRRARLRPADVGLPDGSRRRVAGLRREEVAQLAGVGLTWYTWLEQGRPIAASAQVVTAISRALRLSDDERDHLFALADLPVPDREPRLCVSTAHLDLLEKLLPYPAAVQTARFDIRAYNRSYRYLFDDLDAVPVDDRNCAVLLFTDTAWQRSHVDLDHAQRRIAARLRAAYGRHHEEPSWQRFIADLETRSPRFAELWRLGDVGGERNAAKHLVHAGVGELDLEMSSLWIDDGLGSRVVWFAPRDAETGARLERLAAERPTEALISAVA; this comes from the coding sequence ATGAGTCGATCCGACGATGCCCGCGCCGAGTTCGCGGGGTTCCTCCGCAGCCGTCGCGCGCGCCTGCGCCCCGCCGATGTCGGCCTCCCCGACGGTTCGCGCCGCCGGGTGGCGGGCCTCCGGCGCGAAGAGGTGGCACAGCTCGCCGGTGTCGGGCTCACCTGGTACACCTGGCTCGAGCAGGGGCGCCCGATCGCGGCATCCGCTCAGGTCGTCACGGCGATCTCGCGCGCGCTGCGCCTCAGTGACGACGAGCGCGACCACCTGTTCGCCCTCGCCGACCTGCCCGTCCCCGATCGCGAGCCGCGCCTGTGCGTCAGCACGGCGCATCTTGACCTGCTCGAGAAACTGCTCCCCTACCCGGCGGCGGTGCAGACCGCGCGGTTCGACATCCGCGCGTACAACCGCTCGTACCGCTACCTCTTCGACGACCTCGACGCGGTGCCCGTCGACGACCGCAACTGCGCGGTGCTGCTGTTCACCGACACCGCCTGGCAGCGCTCGCACGTCGACCTCGACCACGCCCAACGCCGCATCGCGGCACGCCTTCGCGCGGCCTATGGACGGCACCACGAGGAGCCGTCATGGCAGCGCTTCATCGCCGACCTCGAAACCCGCTCGCCCCGCTTCGCCGAGCTCTGGCGTCTCGGCGATGTCGGCGGCGAGCGCAACGCGGCGAAGCATCTCGTTCATGCCGGCGTGGGCGAACTCGACCTCGAGATGTCGAGCCTGTGGATCGACGACGGCCTCGGATCGCGCGTGGTGTGGTTCGCTCCGCGCGATGCCGAGACGGGCGCCCGTCTCGAGCGGCTGGCCGCCGAGCGTCCCACTGAGGCGCTGATCAGCGCGGTCGCGTGA
- the hisS gene encoding histidine--tRNA ligase yields MRDFLPADKARRERVLAVIRERYRAHGFDEIETPVMEDYDRLHAGLGGDNEKLSFSILKRGMDAEAIRAAADDQAALADLGLRYDLTVPLARFYATHRASLPTVFRAIQIAPVWRAERPQKGRYRQFVQCDIDIIGDASARAEAELMTASLDVLDALGLEGGSIRVNDRRVLDAMLDVFGFAPDERPGVLITIDKLDKVGASGVVAELRERGVNAGAVDALAAYLDRPATMPSFDDAGIRAALPSGIPDEVIGHLVALGETVAAARGVDAPLVFDPFLVRGMGYYTGTIFELAHPSVDYSLGGGGRYDGMIGRFLGQQVPAVGFSIGFERIVDLLPDSAAEGERSVVLVHDRDVPLAHLLALKSGLVADGARVRVEQRAKNMKALLERSAADGYGEFATVGVDTTAESLQFRPLS; encoded by the coding sequence ATGCGCGACTTCCTCCCCGCCGACAAGGCCCGTCGCGAGCGCGTACTCGCCGTCATCCGCGAGCGCTACCGCGCGCACGGCTTCGACGAGATCGAGACCCCCGTCATGGAGGACTACGACCGCCTCCACGCGGGCCTGGGCGGCGATAACGAGAAGCTCTCGTTCAGCATCCTCAAGCGGGGGATGGATGCCGAGGCCATCCGCGCCGCGGCCGACGACCAGGCGGCGCTCGCCGACCTGGGGCTGCGCTACGACCTCACGGTTCCGCTGGCCAGGTTCTACGCCACCCACCGCGCGAGCCTGCCGACGGTGTTCCGCGCCATCCAGATCGCCCCGGTCTGGCGCGCCGAGCGTCCGCAGAAGGGCCGCTATCGCCAGTTCGTGCAGTGCGACATCGACATCATCGGAGACGCCTCGGCGCGGGCCGAGGCGGAGCTCATGACGGCGAGTCTCGACGTGCTCGACGCCCTGGGGCTCGAGGGCGGCTCGATCCGTGTGAACGACCGCCGCGTGCTGGACGCGATGCTCGACGTCTTCGGCTTCGCACCCGACGAGCGCCCGGGCGTGCTCATCACGATCGACAAGCTCGACAAGGTCGGGGCCTCGGGTGTCGTCGCAGAGCTCCGCGAGCGCGGGGTGAACGCGGGGGCCGTCGACGCGCTGGCGGCGTACCTCGACCGGCCCGCGACCATGCCGAGCTTCGACGACGCCGGCATCCGCGCGGCGCTGCCCTCCGGCATCCCCGACGAGGTCATCGGGCACCTGGTCGCCCTCGGCGAGACCGTCGCTGCAGCCCGCGGCGTCGACGCGCCGCTGGTCTTCGACCCCTTCCTCGTGCGGGGCATGGGGTACTACACAGGCACGATCTTCGAGCTGGCCCACCCGAGCGTCGACTACTCGCTCGGCGGCGGGGGACGGTACGACGGCATGATCGGACGCTTCCTCGGCCAGCAGGTGCCCGCGGTGGGGTTCTCCATCGGCTTCGAGCGCATCGTCGACCTGCTGCCCGACAGCGCCGCCGAGGGCGAGCGCTCCGTGGTGCTCGTCCACGACCGCGACGTGCCCCTGGCGCACCTCCTGGCGCTGAAGAGCGGCCTCGTCGCCGACGGCGCACGCGTGCGCGTCGAGCAGCGGGCGAAGAACATGAAGGCGCTGCTGGAACGCTCGGCGGCCGACGGGTACGGCGAGTTCGCGACGGTGGGTGTCGATACCACCGCCGAGTCGTTGCAGTTCAGACCGCTGTCGTGA
- a CDS encoding MazG nucleotide pyrophosphohydrolase domain-containing protein yields the protein MRAVRERCVWTQRIDHRDLVPYLVEESAEVIDAVEAGTRADLKEELGDLLWQVLFHAEIAAGDPDDPFDIDDVARGLTEKMVRRHPHVFAGETASTPEEVLVHWNAAKTAEKRERTSVLDGVSEHMPSLALAQKLLGKAAQVRVDAPGHRLADPESEAELGDALLALVQLGRSRGWDADRALRERLRTLRAEVHAAEASGGDAG from the coding sequence ATGCGGGCCGTGCGGGAGCGCTGCGTGTGGACGCAGCGCATCGACCATCGCGACCTCGTGCCCTACCTCGTCGAAGAGAGCGCCGAGGTCATCGACGCCGTCGAGGCGGGCACTCGTGCCGACCTCAAGGAGGAGCTCGGCGACCTGCTGTGGCAGGTGCTGTTCCACGCCGAGATCGCGGCGGGCGACCCCGACGACCCCTTCGACATCGACGACGTCGCTCGCGGCCTGACCGAGAAGATGGTGCGGCGGCACCCGCATGTGTTCGCGGGGGAGACGGCATCCACGCCCGAGGAGGTGCTCGTGCACTGGAACGCCGCGAAGACCGCCGAGAAGCGCGAGCGCACGAGCGTGCTCGACGGCGTCAGTGAGCACATGCCCTCGCTCGCCCTGGCGCAGAAGCTGCTCGGCAAGGCCGCGCAGGTGCGGGTCGACGCGCCCGGGCACCGCCTCGCTGACCCCGAGAGCGAAGCCGAACTCGGGGACGCGTTGCTGGCGCTCGTGCAGCTCGGTCGTTCTCGCGGGTGGGACGCCGACCGCGCCCTCCGCGAGCGCCTCCGCACTCTGCGCGCCGAGGTGCACGCCGCCGAGGCGAGCGGAGGCGACGCGGGCTGA
- a CDS encoding gamma carbonic anhydrase family protein, with product MQFSHLGAEPRVHPDAVIAPTAVISGDVTIGPGCQVLHGAVLTAEGSRIVLGENTIVMENALVRASSTHAVHVGAHVLIGPMASVAGADIGDEVFLATGTRIFNGAEIGDRSEVRINAVVHLRTVLPADTVVPIAWVAVGDPLQILPPDRHEEIWAAQKELDFPGYVFGLDRETPDLMVQLTERYGRSLARHADDRPVD from the coding sequence ATGCAGTTCAGCCACCTCGGGGCGGAGCCCCGCGTCCACCCGGACGCCGTGATCGCGCCGACGGCCGTCATCAGCGGCGACGTGACGATCGGCCCGGGCTGCCAGGTCTTGCACGGGGCCGTCCTGACCGCGGAAGGCAGCCGCATCGTCCTCGGCGAGAACACGATCGTCATGGAGAACGCCCTCGTGCGCGCGAGTTCGACGCATGCGGTGCACGTCGGCGCCCATGTCCTGATCGGGCCCATGGCGAGCGTGGCGGGCGCCGATATCGGCGACGAGGTCTTCCTCGCCACGGGGACGAGGATCTTCAACGGTGCGGAGATCGGCGACCGGAGCGAAGTCCGCATCAACGCCGTCGTTCATCTGCGCACGGTTCTTCCGGCCGACACTGTTGTGCCGATCGCCTGGGTCGCCGTGGGTGACCCGCTGCAGATCCTGCCCCCCGACCGTCATGAAGAGATCTGGGCGGCGCAGAAGGAGCTCGACTTCCCCGGCTACGTCTTCGGCCTCGATCGGGAGACTCCCGATCTCATGGTCCAGCTCACCGAGCGCTATGGTCGGAGCCTCGCGCGCCACGCCGACGACCGCCCGGTCGACTGA
- the rpsA gene encoding 30S ribosomal protein S1 produces MTTATTAPAIKQVAINDIGSAEDFLAAVEKTLKFFNDGDLIEGTVVKIDRDEVLLDVGYKTEGVIPSRELSIKHDVDPNEVVNVGDHVEALVLQKEDKEGRLILSKKRAQYERAWGDVEKIKENDGVVTGSVIEVVKGGLIVDIGLRGFLPASLIELRRVRDLTPYLGQEIEAKILELDKNRNNVVLSRRALLEQTQSESRTTFLNNLHKGQVRKGTVSSIVNFGAFVDLGGVDGLVHVSELSWKHIEHASEVVEVGQEVTVEILEVDLDRERVSLSLKATQEDPWQVFARTHAIGQIAPGKVTKLVPFGAFVRVADGIEGLVHISELSGKHVELAEQVVSVGEEVFVKIIDIDLERRRISLSLKQANESVDPNGTEFDPALYGMATEYDERGEYKYPEGFDPESGAWLEGFDAQREQWEQEYAAAQGRWEAHKTAVAKALEAEAANPTDAGSFGGSFSSESPAQGTLADDESLAALREKLSGR; encoded by the coding sequence ATGACTACCGCAACGACCGCTCCCGCTATCAAGCAGGTCGCGATCAACGACATCGGCTCGGCCGAGGACTTCCTCGCCGCTGTCGAGAAGACCCTGAAGTTCTTCAACGACGGCGACCTCATCGAGGGCACCGTCGTGAAGATCGACCGCGACGAGGTGCTCCTCGACGTCGGTTACAAGACCGAGGGTGTCATCCCCTCGCGCGAGCTTTCGATCAAGCACGACGTCGACCCCAACGAGGTCGTCAACGTCGGCGATCACGTCGAGGCCCTCGTTCTCCAGAAGGAGGACAAGGAAGGTCGCCTCATCCTGTCCAAGAAGCGCGCTCAGTACGAGCGTGCGTGGGGCGATGTCGAGAAGATCAAGGAGAACGACGGTGTCGTCACCGGCTCCGTGATCGAGGTCGTCAAGGGTGGTCTCATCGTCGACATCGGCCTCCGCGGCTTCCTCCCCGCTTCGCTCATCGAGCTGCGTCGTGTCCGCGACCTGACGCCGTACCTCGGTCAGGAGATCGAGGCCAAGATCCTCGAGCTCGACAAGAACCGCAACAACGTCGTGCTCTCGCGCCGTGCCCTGCTCGAGCAGACGCAGTCCGAGTCGCGCACCACGTTCCTCAACAACCTGCACAAGGGCCAGGTCCGCAAGGGCACCGTGTCGTCGATCGTCAACTTCGGTGCGTTCGTCGACCTGGGCGGCGTGGACGGTCTCGTGCACGTCTCCGAGCTTTCCTGGAAGCACATCGAGCACGCCTCCGAGGTCGTCGAGGTGGGCCAGGAGGTCACCGTCGAGATCCTCGAGGTCGACCTCGACCGCGAGCGCGTGTCGCTCTCGCTCAAGGCGACGCAGGAAGACCCGTGGCAGGTGTTCGCCCGGACCCACGCGATCGGCCAGATCGCTCCGGGCAAGGTCACCAAGCTCGTCCCGTTCGGTGCGTTCGTCCGCGTTGCAGACGGCATCGAGGGCCTCGTGCACATCTCCGAGCTGTCGGGCAAGCACGTCGAGCTCGCCGAGCAGGTCGTGTCGGTCGGCGAAGAGGTCTTCGTCAAGATCATCGACATCGACCTCGAGCGTCGCCGCATCTCGCTGTCGCTCAAGCAGGCCAACGAGTCGGTCGACCCCAACGGCACCGAGTTCGACCCGGCGCTGTACGGTATGGCGACCGAGTACGACGAGCGCGGCGAGTACAAGTACCCCGAGGGCTTCGACCCCGAGTCGGGTGCATGGCTCGAGGGCTTCGACGCTCAGCGCGAGCAGTGGGAGCAGGAGTACGCCGCTGCCCAGGGTCGCTGGGAGGCTCACAAGACCGCCGTCGCCAAGGCCCTCGAGGCCGAGGCGGCCAACCCGACGGACGCCGGTTCGTTCGGGGGATCGTTCTCGTCGGAGTCGCCCGCCCAGGGCACCCTCGCCGACGACGAGTCGCTGGCTGCGCTTCGCGAGAAGCTCTCCGGACGCTGA
- a CDS encoding lytic transglycosylase domain-containing protein, giving the protein MRSSSTPTSNRRDRRLAARRTRRRPVATTGALMIGALAAATLTGTAPAATASPVDLSTATFTLASATTPTALVAAHGTEVEEARTAQSAAGTSMRAASTVQADIAASGLDIGQPATIDTSALEHATERLQAASALPATFLPDLADDLTAATATVDQRVAELRGSLDAAVAKKAAEEAAEKARQEAEAAAAAAAAKAAEEAAAAEERSASTSSGGGSPAPIATGGGTGDNSPAGAQATARVMVAERGWGDDQYSCLVSLWNKESGWNYQAYNASSGAFGIPQALPGSKMSSAGADWQTSAATQISWGLGYISGRYGDPCGAWGHSQSTGWY; this is encoded by the coding sequence ATGCGCTCTTCTTCGACGCCCACGTCCAACCGCCGTGACCGCCGCCTCGCCGCGCGTCGCACCCGTCGCCGGCCCGTGGCGACCACGGGTGCGCTGATGATCGGCGCGCTCGCGGCAGCGACCCTGACCGGCACCGCTCCGGCCGCCACCGCCTCGCCGGTCGACCTGTCCACCGCGACGTTCACCCTCGCGTCAGCCACGACTCCGACCGCGCTCGTCGCCGCCCACGGCACCGAGGTCGAGGAGGCGCGCACGGCGCAGTCCGCGGCCGGCACCTCGATGCGGGCCGCCTCCACCGTGCAAGCCGACATCGCGGCATCCGGACTGGACATCGGCCAGCCGGCCACGATCGACACCAGCGCTCTCGAGCACGCCACCGAACGGCTGCAGGCGGCGTCCGCGCTGCCCGCGACGTTCCTCCCCGATCTCGCCGACGACCTCACCGCCGCGACGGCGACCGTCGATCAGCGCGTCGCGGAGCTGCGCGGCAGCCTCGACGCCGCCGTGGCGAAGAAGGCCGCGGAGGAAGCGGCGGAGAAGGCCCGCCAGGAAGCCGAAGCGGCGGCTGCTGCCGCGGCGGCGAAGGCCGCCGAAGAGGCAGCCGCGGCCGAGGAGCGTTCCGCGTCGACGAGCAGCGGCGGCGGATCGCCTGCGCCGATCGCCACCGGCGGCGGCACGGGTGACAACAGCCCCGCGGGCGCCCAGGCCACCGCGCGCGTCATGGTGGCCGAGCGCGGGTGGGGCGACGATCAGTACTCGTGCCTCGTCTCGCTGTGGAACAAGGAGTCGGGCTGGAACTACCAGGCCTACAACGCCTCGAGCGGCGCCTTCGGCATCCCGCAGGCACTCCCCGGCAGCAAGATGTCCTCGGCCGGCGCCGACTGGCAGACCAGCGCCGCGACGCAGATCTCGTGGGGCCTGGGCTACATCTCGGGCCGCTACGGCGACCCCTGCGGTGCGTGGGGACACTCGCAGTCGACCGGCTGGTACTGA
- a CDS encoding ABC transporter substrate-binding protein, whose translation MRSLTSPPRRALLGAAVALAAALTLSACAGSTTPSAGDDQTLVVGSQMASFPSLDTGAITTAGYEGQRLIGNLIYEGLTKRDVSDPNAPAGVAPALASSWEVSDDGLTYTFALQEGVTFHDGTAWNADALIFNIDRYMDENDPNYDPVLITYYTVLNFVDSVEKVDDMTVTFTLNQPFAFFLADLYNVYFASPASLEESGSAGQATHPVGTGPFRFDELQQNQSISFVRNDDYWGRVPTLDRLTVELIPDPSARTAALRSGRVDWIEAAQPDDLASLESAGFVATGNAFDWEWSWQLMTGEKPFDDIRVRQAMNYAIDRDAIADDLLHGTAVPAHQMFAGASLYYTADDDLYDYDPAKAKALLAEAGYPDGVAVKVGYITAGSGSMQAKAMNEALQTQLSAVGIDVTLEPVDFSGMYAKLGAGDTGWQAANQAFSLEQPSSWKGFWFGCEGNFFGYCNPEAEALYDQALVTVDDTERAALLTQVGHLVTQDAAWLFVVNDTAPRAMSAAVTGFEQPKSWWIDFTGISMKR comes from the coding sequence ATGCGATCCCTCACCTCCCCACCGCGTCGGGCGCTGCTCGGCGCCGCCGTCGCTCTCGCTGCGGCGCTCACGTTGTCGGCGTGCGCAGGCAGCACGACGCCGTCGGCCGGCGACGATCAGACGCTCGTCGTCGGCTCCCAGATGGCGTCCTTCCCGAGCCTGGACACCGGGGCCATCACGACCGCCGGCTATGAGGGGCAGCGGTTGATCGGAAACCTCATCTACGAGGGCCTCACCAAACGCGACGTGTCCGACCCGAACGCCCCGGCCGGCGTCGCCCCGGCGCTCGCCTCCTCGTGGGAGGTCTCCGATGACGGCCTCACCTACACCTTCGCCCTCCAAGAGGGTGTGACCTTCCATGACGGAACCGCGTGGAACGCCGATGCCCTCATCTTCAACATCGACCGTTACATGGATGAGAACGATCCGAACTACGACCCGGTGCTCATCACCTACTACACGGTGTTGAACTTCGTCGACTCGGTCGAGAAGGTCGACGACATGACGGTGACGTTCACGCTGAACCAGCCGTTCGCGTTCTTCCTCGCCGACCTGTACAACGTCTACTTCGCCAGCCCCGCCTCGCTCGAGGAGTCAGGATCCGCCGGCCAGGCGACCCATCCGGTCGGAACCGGACCCTTCCGATTCGACGAACTGCAGCAGAACCAGTCGATCTCGTTCGTGCGAAACGACGACTACTGGGGTCGCGTCCCCACGCTCGACCGTCTCACGGTCGAACTCATCCCCGACCCGTCGGCGCGCACCGCGGCGCTGCGTTCGGGACGTGTGGATTGGATCGAGGCGGCCCAGCCCGATGATCTCGCCAGTCTCGAGTCGGCCGGGTTCGTCGCCACCGGCAACGCCTTCGATTGGGAGTGGTCCTGGCAGCTCATGACGGGCGAGAAGCCCTTCGACGACATCCGGGTCCGTCAGGCGATGAACTACGCGATCGATCGGGATGCCATCGCCGACGACCTGCTGCACGGTACGGCCGTCCCTGCGCACCAGATGTTCGCCGGCGCGAGCCTGTACTACACCGCCGACGATGACCTGTACGACTACGACCCCGCGAAGGCGAAGGCTCTGCTCGCCGAGGCGGGGTACCCCGACGGCGTGGCGGTCAAGGTCGGCTACATCACCGCGGGGTCGGGCTCGATGCAGGCCAAGGCCATGAACGAAGCCCTGCAGACGCAGCTCTCGGCCGTGGGCATCGACGTCACTCTCGAGCCGGTCGACTTCTCCGGCATGTACGCCAAGCTCGGCGCGGGCGACACCGGCTGGCAGGCGGCCAACCAAGCGTTCAGCCTGGAGCAGCCCTCGAGCTGGAAGGGCTTCTGGTTCGGGTGCGAGGGGAACTTCTTCGGCTACTGCAATCCCGAGGCCGAGGCGCTCTACGATCAGGCGTTGGTCACGGTCGATGACACGGAGCGCGCCGCGCTGCTGACCCAGGTCGGCCACCTGGTCACCCAGGACGCCGCATGGCTCTTCGTGGTCAACGACACGGCCCCCCGCGCGATGTCCGCAGCCGTGACGGGCTTCGAGCAGCCGAAGAGCTGGTGGATCGACTTCACGGGCATCTCGATGAAGCGCTGA
- a CDS encoding ABC transporter ATP-binding protein → MNTILEGRGIVKTFGDFTALHGIDLRLEPGRTLGVVGESGSGKSTLGRIVMRLMKPDAGTVLLGGRDLFALSRSQLRRARRDFQLVPQDPRNALNPTATVGESLMFQLAAQGVARREWRTRIDDLLQTVSLSGDYAHAYPHELSGGQAQRVAIARAIAGRPRLLVCDEAVSALDKSVQAQVLNTFAELQSGLGVALFFITHDLAVVEHIADDLLVLNRGRAVEEGPTVDVLHAPSDPYTRELLAARHPIPAA, encoded by the coding sequence GTGAACACCATTCTCGAAGGTCGCGGCATCGTCAAGACGTTCGGTGACTTCACCGCCCTCCACGGCATCGATCTGCGTCTCGAACCCGGGCGTACCCTCGGCGTGGTCGGAGAGTCGGGCAGCGGGAAGTCGACGCTCGGACGCATCGTCATGCGGTTGATGAAGCCCGACGCGGGAACAGTGCTGCTCGGCGGACGCGACCTGTTCGCCCTCAGCAGGTCGCAACTGCGGCGGGCGCGGCGCGACTTCCAACTCGTGCCCCAGGACCCCCGCAACGCGTTGAACCCCACGGCCACCGTGGGGGAGAGCCTGATGTTCCAGCTCGCGGCGCAGGGGGTGGCTCGCCGGGAGTGGCGGACGCGGATCGACGACCTCCTGCAGACGGTCAGCCTGTCGGGCGACTACGCCCACGCATACCCGCACGAGCTGTCCGGCGGGCAGGCGCAGCGCGTCGCGATCGCCCGGGCCATTGCCGGTCGCCCCCGACTCCTCGTCTGCGATGAGGCCGTCTCCGCCCTCGACAAGTCGGTCCAGGCACAGGTGCTCAACACCTTCGCCGAACTGCAGTCGGGGCTCGGCGTCGCGCTGTTCTTCATCACCCACGATCTCGCCGTCGTCGAACACATCGCCGACGACCTCCTCGTCCTCAACCGCGGCCGCGCGGTGGAGGAGGGCCCCACCGTCGACGTGCTCCACGCGCCGTCGGATCCGTACACCCGAGAGCTTCTGGCGGCGCGGCACCCGATCCCCGCCGCCTGA
- a CDS encoding ABC transporter ATP-binding protein: MSATTPHVPAGGLAASVPLVLDASDIRVSFPRPGKAASTVIDGIGLGLERGQVTVLLGESGSGKTVFARAITGLAPASATVTGTALFDGVDLVTGSRAALRALHGRRIGVVPQDPNAALDPMRRIGSQMIETLRQHRQVSSTAEAKRRAVELLEQVQIRDPHRVIRCYPHEVSGGMRQRIAIAIAISCGPELIVADEPSSALDASVGAHVVALLDGLRERLHTAILFITHDIGIAARIASQPHDRVAVMLGGQIVELGFAPSVLAAPRHAYTRALLAAEPSVEVPRGQLAVVPESVRSRREWGPLVDVAPGHAVTAESELLS; this comes from the coding sequence ATGAGTGCGACGACACCGCACGTGCCGGCAGGAGGTCTGGCGGCATCCGTACCCCTCGTGCTCGACGCGAGCGACATCCGCGTGTCCTTCCCGCGGCCCGGGAAGGCCGCATCCACGGTCATCGACGGAATCGGGCTCGGTCTCGAGCGAGGGCAGGTCACCGTCCTGCTGGGGGAGTCCGGCAGCGGGAAGACCGTCTTCGCGCGAGCGATCACCGGACTCGCGCCCGCGAGCGCGACGGTCACAGGAACGGCCCTCTTCGACGGTGTCGACCTCGTGACCGGATCGCGTGCCGCGTTGAGGGCCCTGCACGGCCGGCGGATCGGTGTCGTGCCGCAGGATCCGAACGCCGCGCTCGATCCGATGCGGCGGATCGGCTCGCAGATGATCGAGACGCTGCGCCAGCACCGGCAGGTCTCCTCGACGGCGGAGGCGAAGCGGCGCGCCGTCGAGCTGCTGGAACAGGTTCAGATCCGCGATCCCCACCGCGTCATCCGGTGCTACCCGCACGAGGTTTCGGGTGGGATGCGTCAGAGGATCGCGATCGCGATCGCCATCAGCTGCGGGCCGGAGCTCATCGTCGCGGACGAGCCGTCGAGCGCGCTCGACGCGTCGGTGGGGGCGCACGTCGTGGCCCTTCTCGACGGTCTCCGGGAGCGTCTGCACACGGCGATCCTCTTCATCACGCACGACATCGGCATCGCGGCGCGCATCGCGTCACAGCCGCACGATCGTGTCGCCGTCATGCTCGGCGGACAGATCGTCGAACTCGGCTTCGCCCCGTCCGTTCTCGCCGCGCCTCGTCACGCGTACACCCGTGCGCTGCTGGCTGCGGAGCCGTCCGTCGAGGTGCCGCGCGGCCAGCTGGCCGTGGTGCCCGAGTCGGTGCGATCTCGTCGGGAGTGGGGACCCCTCGTCGACGTAGCCCCGGGCCACGCGGTCACCGCAGAAAGCGAGCTCCTGTCGTGA
- a CDS encoding ABC transporter permease, with the protein MTSVLPPRQLPVEAAPRFRRRSLWRRMPLRSRIALTIVIALAALAAAAPLLPIADPLTGELSRRLLPLFTDGHVLGTDTQGRDMLSRLLSGIRTSLVAGVVPIVIATVLGLAIGTIAGLANKTVNTVLMRGVDLLFAFPGVLLALLLAISLGVGLGTLILALTLVWIAPVARIAETEVARVRDLDFVTAARSSGASDATILVRQIIPVALPAVLAYSTSLVGANVAIAGGLGFIGLGVPSPQPELGSILFEMQAAIYTDIALALEPVVVILALSMLFPLIGDGLRDAIAGKGALS; encoded by the coding sequence GTGACCTCCGTTCTCCCACCCCGACAGCTGCCGGTCGAGGCGGCGCCGCGCTTCCGGCGCCGATCGCTCTGGCGGCGGATGCCGCTGCGCAGCCGCATCGCACTCACCATCGTCATCGCGCTCGCCGCGCTCGCCGCCGCGGCTCCGCTACTGCCGATCGCCGATCCCCTCACGGGCGAGCTCTCGCGCCGCCTGCTGCCGCTGTTCACCGACGGACACGTCCTCGGCACCGATACGCAGGGCCGTGACATGCTCAGCCGCCTGCTCTCCGGCATCCGGACCTCTCTCGTGGCGGGCGTCGTCCCGATCGTGATCGCCACCGTCCTCGGACTCGCGATCGGCACCATAGCCGGCCTCGCGAACAAAACCGTCAACACCGTCCTCATGCGCGGGGTCGACCTTCTGTTCGCGTTCCCGGGTGTGCTGCTCGCTCTCCTGCTGGCGATCTCGCTCGGAGTCGGACTGGGCACCTTGATCCTGGCCTTGACCCTCGTGTGGATCGCGCCGGTGGCGCGGATCGCCGAGACCGAGGTGGCGCGGGTGCGAGACCTCGACTTCGTCACCGCGGCGCGGTCGAGCGGAGCATCGGATGCCACGATCCTCGTGCGCCAGATCATTCCGGTCGCGCTGCCTGCCGTCCTCGCGTACTCCACGTCACTCGTGGGCGCGAACGTGGCCATCGCCGGCGGTCTCGGCTTCATCGGTCTGGGCGTGCCGTCACCGCAGCCCGAACTGGGCTCGATCCTGTTCGAGATGCAGGCCGCCATCTACACCGACATCGCCCTGGCCCTGGAGCCCGTCGTCGTCATCCTCGCGCTGTCGATGCTGTTCCCCCTGATCGGTGACGGACTCCGCGACGCGATCGCCGGGAAGGGAGCCCTGTCATGA